One region of Luteolibacter sp. Y139 genomic DNA includes:
- the msrB gene encoding peptide-methionine (R)-S-oxide reductase MsrB: METADKAPEQPTGKVEKTDEEWKKILTPEQYRVLRKSGTEAPNGEVYKQFNKQGGGTYYCAACGAELFTSKEKFDSHCGWPSFYDPSKAKNVTTKDDYSGGTLRTEVNCAKCGGHLGHVFKGEGFDTPTDQRYCINGVALKFVPDNAEKAPEKAPEKK; the protein is encoded by the coding sequence ATGGAAACCGCCGACAAAGCCCCCGAGCAACCGACCGGCAAGGTCGAGAAGACCGACGAGGAGTGGAAGAAGATCCTCACCCCGGAACAATACCGCGTCCTCCGCAAGTCCGGCACCGAGGCCCCGAATGGCGAGGTCTACAAGCAGTTCAACAAACAAGGCGGCGGCACCTACTACTGCGCCGCTTGTGGCGCGGAACTCTTCACCTCGAAGGAGAAGTTCGACAGCCACTGCGGCTGGCCGTCCTTCTACGATCCTTCCAAGGCCAAAAACGTCACCACCAAGGATGACTACTCAGGCGGTACGCTCCGCACCGAAGTGAATTGCGCCAAGTGCGGCGGCCACCTCGGCCACGTCTTCAAGGGCGAAGGCTTCGACACCCCGACCGACCAGCGCTACTGCATCAACGGCGTCGCCCTGAAGTTCGTTCCAGACAATGCGGAAAAGGCTCCCGAGAAGGCCCCGGAAAAGAAGTGA
- a CDS encoding S8 family serine peptidase has product MSHRSRRISGLLLLATVTGILLVPRDDHGDKSTAAAAEPSKAPREKSTIPEAPVVPEPPAAVVTADRGSERTFDIALDEAVFRDADGKDVTLRLDPPATLATLPARLIELSSQGEVLPVCYEPGKPHTPQYRRIITRDITVELPSPDAAPALPQGVVLKDRPAYAPGYAIVSAADPFAAIAALEPLRNQPGIVSADIQLASQRALKSMPNDPLIGDQWHLKNSNSARTHANVENAWLYGGSGGVKGTGIRIGVVDDGLQTAHPDLAANVDTTNDKDWNGNDADPNPGSGDDHGTACAGNAAARGNNALGVSGTAPEATLVGMRLIAAATTDAQEAEAMAYLPDLIQVKTNSWGPNDDGATLEGPGALTKAALATATSSGRGGLGTIILWAGGNGGDVLDNSNYDGYANDIHTIAIAATDSEGGQSWYSEPGANIVVSAPSSGDVLGITTVDRTGSNGYNTAASPTGDYTNDFGGTSSATPTAAGIVALMLEKKPTLGWRDVQEILIRSAYKFAPTDSDWTDNGAGFHFNHKFGAGLIDATAAVNMASTWTNLAAATSQTVSQSGLSVSVPDNNATGITRSFAFSGANLRVEQATVTLTANHANRGELEVTLTSPSGTVSRLAEKHNDGASNYTDWTFSSVRHWGENSAGTWTLKIADRTSGTTGTLSAASITLNGALGTPINPGPTVQITSPADGAVFSPGATFNVDVAASDLTSTGSAGTVSSVQLLDNGSPVATDTTSPFSFSFSPALGSHSLTAIATDSEGKATTSGAVAISVINQPPVITAASLAPSPQAFSDEVIAVTGLTASDPESQSLTYSYAWEKSSDSVTWTAAGVTTASLPAAAGNAGFLWRCKITASDGTSSSVAFTTTAVNSLVRPPSSVANGSPFSYDSGLVLRGTDSPVSRDALINEFSQGVSGTSEWVEILTLRETSFRQWKYADSNSGTLTFADAAVWDAIPAGTLIVIYNGAAKDSLLPADDTDASDKKLVLASNNATYFSGSWPALGNSGDAVLLKNAAGTTVAGVSYGSSNAATPHLGGVSGGSAAYFGGGSDAAADTVGAWTVTTSAVARRITRAVGDLFMSEYMEGSTGNNKFLEIYNPSASAVDLGTAGYKVEIYANGASGATSTISLTGTIAAGGTHVIKNSGASLAVTAQTSSANLSFNGDDAVVLKKGTAIVDCIGQVGVDPGTAWTGGGVSTLDKTIRRKPSILTGDTNSTDVFDPSIEWVQIGTDIIDGFGSHTVDGGGGSGPSVTVSVSPASFAENAGASAATGTVTLSAAPAADVVVSLLSSDTGAATVPVSVTVLAGQTTATFAVAAIDDAVADGPQTSAISATASGYTAGNFVVTATDNEASLDGVTPGGGNTPANVAFIADIRSGALNAPALFRFGATSQTPANLTIDSATGVVSGTLSAAPGDYLIVIERYNTLAEVVSQSFTLTVTGSGGYAGWIAGYPGLSSSAMDGDPDFDGMANVLEYYLGANPGTPDASASLPVFAKSGTTLTLTWWHLKSATDVSGAVEWSDSLGSWFNSGISTQVIADEATREQIRATLNVGPGEVKKFLHLKVE; this is encoded by the coding sequence ATGAGCCACCGCAGCCGCCGGATCTCCGGCCTCCTCTTGCTCGCTACTGTCACGGGTATCCTCCTGGTGCCGCGCGACGACCACGGTGACAAATCCACCGCCGCCGCTGCGGAGCCTTCCAAGGCACCGCGGGAAAAGTCCACCATTCCGGAAGCCCCTGTGGTTCCTGAGCCGCCCGCCGCCGTTGTCACCGCGGACCGCGGTAGCGAACGCACCTTCGACATCGCACTCGACGAGGCAGTGTTCCGCGATGCCGATGGGAAGGATGTGACCCTTCGCCTCGATCCTCCGGCGACTCTCGCGACGCTGCCTGCGCGTCTGATTGAACTCTCATCCCAAGGCGAGGTGCTGCCCGTGTGCTACGAGCCCGGGAAGCCGCATACGCCGCAGTATCGCCGGATCATCACGCGCGACATCACCGTGGAGCTGCCATCGCCGGATGCTGCTCCGGCCTTGCCCCAGGGGGTCGTATTGAAGGACCGGCCTGCGTATGCTCCCGGCTATGCGATCGTTTCTGCGGCTGATCCATTTGCGGCGATCGCTGCGCTGGAGCCGCTGCGCAATCAGCCGGGCATTGTTTCCGCGGACATCCAGCTCGCCTCGCAACGGGCGCTGAAGTCGATGCCGAACGACCCGCTCATCGGCGACCAGTGGCATCTGAAGAACAGCAATTCCGCGCGCACGCACGCCAATGTGGAGAATGCCTGGCTTTACGGTGGCAGTGGTGGTGTGAAGGGTACGGGCATCCGTATCGGAGTGGTCGATGACGGCCTCCAGACCGCGCATCCCGATCTCGCCGCCAACGTCGACACGACCAACGACAAGGATTGGAACGGCAACGATGCTGATCCCAATCCGGGCAGTGGCGATGATCACGGCACTGCCTGCGCGGGCAATGCAGCTGCACGTGGCAACAACGCGCTCGGCGTGAGCGGCACTGCTCCTGAAGCCACGCTGGTGGGCATGCGCTTGATTGCTGCGGCCACCACGGATGCGCAGGAGGCCGAGGCGATGGCCTACCTTCCGGATCTGATTCAGGTCAAAACCAACAGCTGGGGTCCCAATGACGATGGCGCGACGCTCGAAGGCCCGGGTGCTCTGACCAAGGCGGCCCTCGCTACTGCGACCTCCTCCGGTCGTGGCGGGCTTGGCACCATCATCCTGTGGGCCGGGGGCAACGGTGGCGACGTGCTCGATAACTCGAACTACGACGGCTACGCGAATGACATCCACACCATCGCGATCGCCGCTACGGACAGTGAGGGCGGTCAGTCGTGGTACAGCGAGCCGGGTGCGAATATTGTCGTGTCCGCGCCTTCATCGGGTGATGTGCTCGGCATCACCACCGTGGACCGTACTGGCAGCAACGGTTACAATACGGCGGCTTCGCCAACCGGTGACTATACGAATGACTTCGGCGGCACCTCGTCCGCCACGCCAACGGCGGCTGGTATTGTGGCGTTGATGTTGGAGAAGAAGCCGACGCTCGGCTGGCGGGATGTGCAGGAGATCCTGATCCGCTCCGCCTACAAGTTCGCACCGACCGATTCGGACTGGACCGACAATGGCGCGGGCTTCCATTTCAACCACAAGTTTGGTGCCGGCCTGATCGATGCGACGGCGGCGGTGAACATGGCGTCCACGTGGACGAATCTTGCGGCGGCGACTTCGCAGACGGTTTCGCAGAGCGGGCTGAGCGTTTCGGTTCCGGATAACAATGCCACCGGGATCACGCGCAGCTTCGCTTTCTCGGGAGCCAATCTTCGCGTGGAGCAGGCGACAGTCACGCTTACCGCCAACCACGCCAATCGTGGTGAGCTGGAAGTCACCCTGACTTCGCCGTCTGGCACGGTCAGCCGCTTGGCGGAGAAGCACAACGACGGCGCGAGCAACTATACCGATTGGACCTTCTCGAGCGTTCGCCACTGGGGCGAGAACTCGGCTGGCACGTGGACGCTGAAGATCGCGGATCGCACGAGCGGGACTACCGGCACGCTGAGCGCTGCTTCCATCACTCTGAATGGTGCTTTGGGCACTCCGATCAATCCGGGGCCGACGGTTCAGATCACTTCGCCGGCGGATGGTGCGGTCTTTAGTCCTGGTGCTACCTTCAATGTCGACGTTGCGGCGAGCGACCTGACGTCGACGGGTTCGGCTGGAACCGTTTCGTCGGTCCAGCTTCTCGACAATGGCTCTCCGGTGGCTACGGATACGACTTCGCCCTTCAGCTTCTCCTTTAGTCCTGCGCTCGGCAGTCATAGCCTGACGGCCATCGCCACCGACAGCGAAGGGAAGGCCACCACTTCCGGGGCGGTCGCCATCAGCGTGATCAATCAGCCGCCGGTGATCACTGCGGCGTCGCTTGCTCCGTCACCGCAGGCGTTTTCGGATGAAGTGATCGCGGTCACTGGTCTCACGGCCAGCGATCCGGAGAGCCAGAGCCTGACTTATAGCTATGCGTGGGAAAAATCGTCCGACTCGGTTACTTGGACTGCGGCCGGGGTGACCACCGCGAGCTTGCCTGCGGCGGCTGGCAATGCGGGTTTCCTGTGGCGCTGCAAGATCACCGCATCCGATGGTACGAGCTCGAGCGTTGCCTTTACCACCACGGCGGTGAACAGCCTGGTCCGGCCGCCTTCCTCCGTGGCGAATGGCTCGCCGTTCTCGTATGACAGCGGCCTGGTGCTGCGGGGAACCGATTCACCGGTGAGCCGCGATGCGCTGATCAATGAATTCAGCCAAGGCGTTTCCGGTACTTCGGAGTGGGTGGAGATTCTTACCCTGCGTGAGACCTCGTTCCGTCAGTGGAAATATGCTGACTCCAACTCGGGAACGCTGACGTTCGCCGATGCTGCTGTTTGGGACGCGATTCCGGCTGGCACGCTGATCGTGATCTACAATGGTGCTGCGAAGGACTCCTTGCTGCCCGCGGACGATACCGATGCGTCCGACAAGAAGCTCGTGCTCGCCAGCAACAACGCGACCTACTTCAGCGGAAGCTGGCCTGCACTGGGGAACAGCGGTGATGCCGTCCTCCTGAAGAACGCCGCGGGCACGACGGTCGCTGGCGTTTCCTATGGCTCGTCGAATGCCGCGACGCCGCACCTCGGTGGGGTCAGCGGTGGCAGTGCCGCCTACTTTGGCGGTGGTAGCGACGCGGCTGCGGACACGGTGGGTGCCTGGACCGTCACGACCTCGGCGGTGGCGCGACGCATCACGCGTGCCGTGGGCGACCTCTTCATGTCCGAATACATGGAAGGCAGCACGGGCAACAACAAGTTCCTCGAGATCTACAATCCTTCCGCTTCCGCTGTGGACCTCGGCACTGCGGGCTACAAGGTCGAGATCTATGCTAACGGGGCGAGTGGCGCTACTTCCACCATCTCCTTGACTGGAACGATCGCCGCCGGTGGCACGCATGTCATCAAGAACAGCGGGGCTTCCCTTGCCGTCACGGCGCAAACGTCGTCCGCAAATCTCAGCTTCAATGGCGACGATGCGGTGGTGCTCAAGAAGGGCACGGCGATCGTCGATTGCATCGGTCAGGTCGGCGTCGATCCCGGCACTGCGTGGACCGGTGGTGGAGTGAGCACGCTGGACAAGACCATTCGTCGCAAGCCATCCATTCTCACCGGCGACACCAATTCCACCGATGTCTTCGATCCCTCGATCGAGTGGGTGCAGATCGGCACGGATATCATTGACGGCTTCGGCTCTCATACCGTCGATGGTGGCGGTGGATCGGGGCCCTCGGTCACGGTCTCTGTTAGCCCGGCTTCCTTCGCGGAGAATGCGGGCGCTTCCGCTGCCACTGGCACGGTGACGCTTTCCGCTGCCCCGGCAGCGGATGTGGTGGTCTCGCTTCTTTCTTCCGATACCGGAGCGGCCACCGTGCCCGTCAGCGTCACGGTTCTGGCGGGTCAAACGACCGCGACCTTCGCTGTCGCAGCGATCGACGATGCGGTTGCGGATGGGCCGCAGACGTCGGCCATTTCCGCGACCGCGAGCGGCTACACTGCTGGAAACTTCGTGGTCACCGCGACCGACAACGAAGCCTCACTGGATGGCGTCACCCCTGGTGGAGGTAACACGCCGGCCAACGTGGCTTTCATCGCGGACATCCGTTCCGGTGCGTTGAATGCTCCGGCCTTGTTCCGTTTCGGTGCGACGTCGCAGACTCCGGCGAATCTCACGATCGATTCCGCGACCGGCGTGGTGTCCGGGACTCTTTCCGCGGCACCGGGCGATTATCTCATCGTCATTGAGCGCTATAACACTCTTGCCGAGGTCGTTTCCCAATCCTTCACGCTGACCGTCACCGGTAGCGGTGGCTATGCCGGGTGGATCGCCGGCTACCCTGGCTTGTCTTCCAGTGCGATGGATGGCGATCCGGACTTCGATGGGATGGCGAACGTGCTGGAGTACTACCTGGGTGCGAATCCGGGAACGCCTGATGCCTCCGCATCCCTGCCCGTCTTCGCCAAGTCCGGAACCACGCTCACGCTGACGTGGTGGCACTTGAAATCCGCGACCGATGTCTCCGGTGCGGTGGAATGGTCGGACAGCTTGGGCAGCTGGTTCAATTCCGGCATCAGCACGCAGGTGATCGCCGACGAGGCTACCCGCGAGCAAATCCGCGCCACGCTCAATGTGGGCCCGGGCGAGGTGAAGAAGTTCCTCCACCTGAAAGTGGAGTGA
- a CDS encoding lipopolysaccharide biosynthesis protein has translation MSRATHVAPMTGAVEESHSARRDRSIRLAVVTSFLSKAGTMLFQALSMPIAVRVLGREEFGIYLAVNVTLGVVSMLQVGIGPALAHGLSKAKAQGHEEDARQLASSAFFLSGGLALLAGLILGAMLLTVPLPAIFGSEFASKEAVLRPALWTGLSLFLLLFLFNLTDRTREGLLEASANNLWGAAGNVLAAAAVGIGVWFIPQVWFLVLAVHGSLVTAKLCNTVALWRAHPEVRPKWTRFRLPVAKHLFSDGLTFSAATLVTGVVEYNVCGWLAGRYGGPSATALYGVFIQMTVMQLGFVMMLSTPTWPAVAEALARGDVPWARKAAKKLYLLGSAFALCAFAGLALLGPWVFTVWLGKDFANTPRMMFVCYGLYFAAHVWRHLNHAMMIGTSQVSKLARVQFVESTLVTVAAVAALHWGGIGPMLAAMGLVILAVTGWVLPRQVAGRLKAVD, from the coding sequence GTGTCCCGTGCGACCCATGTGGCACCGATGACCGGTGCCGTAGAAGAAAGCCACTCCGCCCGCCGCGATCGCTCGATCCGGCTGGCGGTGGTGACGTCCTTCCTTTCGAAGGCGGGGACGATGCTGTTCCAGGCGCTGTCGATGCCGATCGCGGTGCGGGTGCTGGGTCGCGAGGAATTCGGCATCTACCTGGCGGTCAACGTCACGCTGGGCGTGGTGTCGATGTTGCAGGTGGGCATCGGGCCCGCGCTGGCGCACGGCTTGTCGAAGGCCAAGGCCCAAGGTCACGAGGAGGATGCGCGGCAGCTTGCTTCCAGCGCGTTTTTCCTATCCGGCGGGCTGGCGCTGCTCGCCGGGCTGATCCTTGGCGCGATGTTGCTCACAGTGCCGCTGCCGGCGATCTTCGGCAGTGAGTTTGCCAGCAAGGAAGCGGTGCTGCGGCCTGCCTTGTGGACGGGCCTATCGCTGTTCCTTCTGCTGTTTCTTTTCAATCTGACCGACCGGACCCGTGAGGGTCTTCTGGAAGCATCCGCGAACAACCTGTGGGGCGCGGCTGGCAATGTGCTGGCTGCCGCCGCGGTCGGGATCGGGGTGTGGTTCATTCCGCAGGTGTGGTTTCTGGTGCTGGCCGTTCACGGCTCGCTGGTGACCGCGAAGCTTTGCAACACCGTCGCCCTGTGGCGTGCGCATCCGGAAGTCCGTCCGAAATGGACGCGCTTCCGGCTGCCGGTGGCGAAGCATCTTTTCAGCGACGGGCTGACGTTTTCAGCCGCCACGCTCGTCACCGGGGTGGTGGAGTATAACGTCTGCGGCTGGCTTGCGGGACGCTACGGTGGCCCGTCTGCGACCGCTCTCTATGGCGTTTTCATCCAGATGACCGTGATGCAGCTCGGCTTCGTGATGATGCTCAGCACGCCGACTTGGCCGGCCGTCGCGGAGGCGCTCGCCCGGGGCGATGTGCCGTGGGCGCGCAAGGCGGCGAAGAAGCTGTATCTCCTCGGCAGTGCCTTTGCGCTGTGTGCCTTTGCCGGGTTAGCTCTGCTCGGGCCGTGGGTGTTCACGGTCTGGCTTGGGAAGGACTTCGCCAACACGCCGCGGATGATGTTCGTGTGCTACGGCCTCTACTTCGCAGCCCACGTCTGGCGACATCTGAACCACGCGATGATGATCGGCACCAGTCAGGTCAGCAAGCTGGCGCGGGTGCAGTTCGTGGAGTCCACGCTGGTTACGGTGGCCGCTGTTGCCGCGCTTCACTGGGGCGGGATCGGTCCGATGCTGGCGGCGATGGGACTGGTGATTCTCGCGGTGACGGGGTGGGTCTTGCCACGGCAGGTGGCGGGGCGTTTGAAGGCTGTGGATTGA
- a CDS encoding sugar transferase, with protein sequence MNCAPPAPAVEDSAPADSAPSPADTSRSYSLRHRHRPWVAHQKLIAVSFLGDAAVVFLSMLVAYLLRFESRLQFIGVDDPEISLRAYAGHVLIGGGLMLALLANFRVHDPRNYLAIRRTFTVIVKTCAIWLVAFLGVALILKLDPAISRVYCVLGSVAAMVLLCGWRWFLYCVLRRESFAQALRQKAVFVGWNDECSRAIGRFSEGRSHQIDVHGVIVPPNRKLESNPPADVPVLGDYDDFRDVVRSSGADLIMAVDGCMDRHEMLLLAETCGKEFVDFKLVPSCFQILVSGLQLENFHGMPVLGIGKLPLHHAFNNALKRGIDIFGAIMGLILFGPVIAVFCTMVRMESRGPVFYRQRRIGLNGRPFNIIKIRSMKVDAEANGRPGWTVKDDPRRLKVGAFMREWNIDELPQFWNVLTGEMSLVGPRPERPELIENFKEDIPHYNVRHNIKPGVTGWAQVNGLRGDTCLRERVKFDLDYIENWNVMLDLQIMLMTFINRKGAC encoded by the coding sequence ATGAACTGTGCTCCCCCCGCACCGGCCGTGGAGGACTCCGCTCCTGCGGATTCTGCCCCATCTCCCGCTGATACTTCGCGCTCCTACTCCCTGAGACACCGCCACCGCCCGTGGGTGGCCCACCAGAAGCTGATTGCTGTCAGCTTTCTCGGCGATGCTGCCGTGGTGTTCCTGTCGATGCTCGTGGCCTATCTGCTGCGCTTCGAGTCGCGTCTCCAGTTCATCGGCGTCGATGATCCGGAAATCAGCCTGCGTGCGTATGCCGGCCACGTGCTCATCGGCGGTGGCCTGATGCTGGCCCTGCTGGCAAATTTCCGCGTCCACGATCCGCGCAACTACCTGGCGATCCGCCGGACCTTCACGGTGATCGTGAAGACCTGTGCGATCTGGCTGGTCGCCTTCCTCGGCGTCGCGCTCATCCTGAAACTCGATCCCGCGATCAGCCGTGTCTACTGCGTGCTGGGTAGCGTGGCCGCCATGGTGCTGCTCTGTGGCTGGCGCTGGTTTCTCTACTGCGTGCTGCGCCGCGAGTCCTTCGCCCAAGCGCTTCGCCAGAAGGCGGTCTTCGTGGGATGGAATGATGAGTGCAGCCGCGCGATCGGCCGTTTCAGTGAGGGCCGGTCTCACCAGATCGATGTCCACGGTGTGATCGTCCCGCCCAATCGCAAGCTGGAGTCCAATCCGCCTGCGGATGTGCCGGTGCTCGGCGACTACGATGATTTCCGCGACGTGGTCCGCAGCTCCGGAGCCGACCTGATCATGGCGGTGGATGGCTGCATGGATCGTCATGAAATGCTCCTGCTCGCCGAAACCTGCGGCAAGGAATTCGTCGACTTCAAGCTGGTGCCGAGCTGCTTCCAGATCCTGGTCTCCGGCCTGCAGCTGGAGAATTTCCACGGCATGCCGGTGCTCGGCATCGGCAAGCTGCCGCTCCACCACGCCTTCAACAATGCGCTCAAGCGGGGCATCGATATCTTCGGTGCCATCATGGGCCTGATCCTGTTCGGGCCGGTGATTGCAGTCTTCTGCACCATGGTTCGCATGGAATCCCGTGGTCCGGTCTTCTATCGCCAGCGCCGGATCGGTCTCAATGGCCGTCCGTTCAACATCATCAAGATCCGCTCGATGAAGGTGGATGCCGAAGCCAATGGCCGCCCGGGCTGGACGGTGAAGGACGACCCACGCCGCCTGAAGGTGGGTGCGTTCATGCGCGAGTGGAATATCGACGAACTGCCACAGTTCTGGAACGTGCTGACCGGCGAAATGAGCCTGGTGGGTCCGCGTCCCGAGCGCCCCGAGCTGATCGAGAACTTCAAGGAGGACATCCCGCACTACAACGTCCGCCACAACATCAAGCCGGGTGTGACCGGATGGGCGCAAGTCAATGGCCTGCGTGGCGACACCTGCCTGCGCGAGCGCGTGAAGTTCGATCTCGACTACATCGAGAACTGGAACGTGATGCTGGACCTCCAGATCATGCTGATGACCTTCATCAACCGGAAGGGCGCCTGTTAA
- a CDS encoding GumC family protein — MTSPRKSESLVPATPRSTELAVATEPTLYLPKVEVGRLLGILLRRGWLIILGMVLAVAAMTMYVKTAPKIYVSTGSVRVSSHAPRVLNIEGLSPEDSKDLEQLRTIESDMKSSAVLARIAQANGLFTATDFAPAGSSELTVIEMLAHRIQVELLRGTRKIGISVEDTDPQRAKRLVLSLVSEYESWIKDNTDELTRRAGEGLAMEEEKLRESMETAEGRMQEFREAHPVPGLEGREGSGPVTDQLGTLNSQLTQAKSERLRLESEYESFKKFDPEDPDSLGGIANTSRSEEVLSISRALQAKELEFAKIKERYLFKHPAYKEVEREVTSLKANLVEAVRSAGHALEKSYHVALENETKLQGEVEGARTVAIGVEGVRSKFDALKRDAEAAREMHATVDKRLRETTLTGVMAASAIAWAEPPFVPEKASRPAKKILFPLAAFAGMMGGLTLLVATELKDGRVRDSASAARATGAPLLASLPPLQAGREGDMVLLSDPASPTAEAFRRLRAVLLPPPAKPEARTVLFASAVPGEGRSLCAMNYAASLAMQGQRTLLLDADMRRPGLSREHVRGEFGGLGDYLSGESDPAKSCFPTALPNLYLLSSGPMRDDAAELLSGTRFPALLEDAYRWFDAVVIDSPPVLSVSDALAMSRYADRVCLVVRQNASERKNLRKAAEMIRASGGNLVGFVWNELPVRAKGHLAPEPVVPYSHSALAGSGDTTGPGSASGENTSPTIT; from the coding sequence ATGACTTCCCCCCGCAAATCGGAATCCCTTGTTCCCGCGACGCCGCGTTCCACTGAACTGGCGGTGGCGACGGAGCCCACACTTTACTTGCCGAAGGTCGAGGTCGGACGCCTGCTTGGCATCCTGCTGCGCCGCGGCTGGCTGATCATTCTCGGCATGGTTCTCGCCGTCGCGGCGATGACGATGTATGTGAAGACCGCTCCGAAGATTTATGTTTCGACCGGTTCGGTTCGCGTCAGCAGCCATGCGCCGCGAGTGCTGAATATCGAAGGGCTCTCCCCCGAGGACTCCAAGGACTTGGAGCAGCTGCGCACGATCGAGAGTGACATGAAGTCGAGCGCGGTGCTGGCACGCATTGCACAGGCGAATGGACTTTTCACGGCGACCGATTTCGCTCCTGCGGGATCCAGCGAGCTGACGGTGATCGAGATGCTTGCCCACCGGATTCAGGTGGAGCTGCTGCGCGGCACGCGAAAGATTGGAATTTCGGTCGAGGACACCGATCCGCAACGAGCCAAGCGCCTCGTGCTGTCGCTGGTGTCGGAATACGAATCCTGGATCAAGGACAACACCGATGAGCTCACCCGCCGCGCCGGGGAAGGGCTCGCGATGGAAGAGGAGAAGCTCCGCGAATCGATGGAGACTGCGGAAGGGCGGATGCAAGAATTCCGCGAGGCGCACCCGGTGCCCGGACTGGAAGGTCGCGAGGGCTCGGGGCCGGTGACGGATCAACTCGGTACGCTGAATTCACAGCTTACGCAGGCGAAGTCGGAGCGGTTGCGACTGGAGTCGGAGTATGAGTCCTTCAAGAAATTCGATCCGGAAGATCCGGATTCGCTCGGGGGCATTGCCAACACGTCTCGCTCCGAGGAGGTGCTTTCCATTTCGCGCGCACTGCAGGCGAAGGAGCTGGAGTTCGCCAAGATCAAGGAGCGCTATCTCTTCAAGCATCCCGCTTACAAGGAAGTGGAGCGCGAAGTGACGAGCCTCAAGGCGAATCTGGTCGAAGCGGTGCGCTCCGCGGGACATGCGCTGGAGAAGAGCTACCACGTGGCGCTTGAAAACGAGACCAAGCTGCAAGGTGAAGTCGAAGGCGCGCGGACCGTGGCCATCGGCGTGGAAGGCGTGCGTTCGAAATTTGATGCGTTGAAGCGCGACGCTGAAGCGGCCCGCGAGATGCATGCCACCGTGGACAAGCGCCTGCGGGAGACCACGCTGACGGGAGTGATGGCTGCCTCTGCCATCGCTTGGGCGGAGCCGCCATTTGTGCCGGAAAAAGCCTCCAGGCCGGCGAAGAAGATCCTTTTCCCACTGGCGGCGTTCGCCGGCATGATGGGTGGGCTGACCTTGCTGGTCGCCACCGAACTCAAGGACGGACGGGTGCGCGACTCCGCGAGTGCGGCGCGGGCGACCGGAGCGCCCTTGCTTGCCAGCCTGCCTCCATTGCAAGCCGGGAGGGAAGGGGACATGGTGTTGCTTTCCGATCCGGCTTCGCCTACGGCCGAGGCGTTCCGCCGCTTGCGAGCGGTGCTCTTGCCGCCGCCTGCCAAGCCCGAGGCGCGCACGGTACTCTTCGCGAGTGCGGTGCCGGGTGAGGGACGCTCACTGTGTGCGATGAACTACGCCGCGTCGCTCGCGATGCAGGGCCAGCGCACGCTGCTGCTGGATGCCGACATGCGGCGTCCCGGTCTCAGCCGCGAGCATGTGAGAGGTGAGTTCGGTGGTCTTGGCGATTATTTGTCAGGTGAATCGGACCCCGCTAAATCTTGTTTTCCGACGGCGCTGCCGAACCTTTACCTGCTCTCGTCCGGGCCGATGCGGGATGATGCGGCGGAGCTTCTTTCCGGCACGCGCTTCCCGGCGCTGCTGGAAGATGCTTACCGGTGGTTCGATGCCGTGGTCATCGATAGTCCGCCGGTGCTCTCCGTTAGCGATGCCCTGGCAATGAGCCGCTATGCCGACCGTGTTTGTCTGGTGGTGCGGCAGAATGCGAGCGAGCGGAAGAATTTACGTAAGGCAGCGGAAATGATTCGCGCGTCGGGCGGCAATTTGGTGGGTTTCGTTTGGAACGAGTTGCCAGTCCGTGCCAAAGGCCATCTGGCTCCCGAACCGGTCGTCCCCTACAGCCACTCGGCTTTGGCCGGTTCCGGCGACACGACTGGCCCGGGCTCTGCTTCCGGTGAAAACACTTCCCCCACGATCACGTAA
- a CDS encoding polysaccharide biosynthesis/export family protein — MKLKFLFLLCALIGLLAAVSSGETAEGGRASGVIGQRDTVEIRVFREEELTTTGQLSSDGSISMPLIGSVKLGGLTTDSAAKVIEAKLKDGYLVKPQVSVTIEGRIRRTITVLGQAQNPGVFELPASRSMTIVEAIGMAGGATRIANTKKITLKRSGGKVQTINLKDITSGKTADMPLKDGDVLSIPESLF, encoded by the coding sequence ATGAAACTGAAGTTCCTTTTCCTCCTATGCGCCTTGATCGGCTTGCTGGCGGCTGTCAGCTCCGGCGAGACGGCCGAGGGCGGCCGTGCTTCCGGTGTGATCGGCCAGCGCGACACGGTCGAGATCCGCGTCTTCCGCGAGGAGGAGCTGACGACCACGGGCCAGCTCTCCAGCGATGGCTCGATCTCGATGCCGCTGATTGGCTCGGTGAAGCTCGGCGGCCTGACCACGGACTCGGCGGCCAAGGTGATCGAGGCCAAGCTCAAGGATGGCTATCTGGTGAAGCCGCAGGTGAGCGTGACGATCGAGGGTCGCATCCGCCGGACGATCACGGTGCTAGGGCAGGCGCAGAACCCGGGCGTCTTCGAGCTGCCCGCGAGTCGCTCGATGACGATTGTGGAGGCGATCGGCATGGCGGGTGGTGCCACGCGGATCGCGAATACCAAGAAGATCACGCTCAAGCGCTCCGGTGGCAAGGTCCAGACGATCAATCTCAAGGACATCACCTCCGGCAAGACGGCCGACATGCCTCTCAAGGACGGCGACGTGCTGAGCATTCCTGAAAGCCTTTTCTAA